A single region of the Leptothrix cholodnii SP-6 genome encodes:
- the ssb gene encoding single-stranded DNA-binding protein, whose product MASVNKVILIGNLGRDPEVRYTPSGAAVCNVSVATTRNWKSKDGGERQEETEWHRVVFYDRLAEIAGEYLRKGRPVYVEGRLKTRKWQDKEGRDQYTTEIVADQMQLLGGRESGGGGGGEMGAEEEMGGGGGRGGSSGGGYRREAPEGRAAPAPRASAPRAPAPAPAPKSSTGFDDMDDDIPF is encoded by the coding sequence ATGGCCTCGGTCAACAAAGTCATTCTCATCGGCAACCTCGGGCGCGACCCGGAGGTGCGCTACACCCCCAGCGGCGCGGCCGTCTGCAACGTCTCGGTCGCCACCACCCGCAACTGGAAGAGCAAGGACGGCGGCGAGCGCCAGGAAGAAACCGAATGGCACCGCGTGGTCTTCTACGACCGCCTGGCCGAGATCGCCGGCGAATACCTGCGCAAGGGCCGCCCGGTCTACGTCGAAGGCCGCCTGAAGACCCGCAAGTGGCAGGACAAGGAAGGCCGCGACCAGTACACCACCGAAATCGTCGCCGACCAGATGCAGTTGCTCGGCGGCCGTGAAAGCGGCGGCGGCGGTGGCGGCGAGATGGGCGCCGAAGAAGAGATGGGCGGCGGTGGCGGACGCGGCGGCAGCAGCGGCGGCGGCTATCGCCGCGAGGCGCCCGAAGGCCGCGCGGCCCCGGCCCCGCGTGCCAGCGCCCCGCGCGCACCCGCCCCGGCACCGGCACCGAAGTCGTCCACCGGCTTCGACGACATGGACGACGACATTCCGTTCTGA
- a CDS encoding RecQ family ATP-dependent DNA helicase, with protein sequence MTPPIPHDASPALQVLGEVFGYSAFRGQQQAIIEHVVAGGDALVLMPTGGGKSLCYQVPAIVRQRAGQGVAVVVSPLIALMHDQVGALEEVGVHASFLNSTLDNAQAQAIERELLSGRLTMLYVAPERLLTPRLQGMLASLHERGRLSLFAIDEAHCVSQWGHDFREDYLQLSVLHEQFPGVPRIALTATADDHTRADIVERLQLQDARLFVSSFDRPNIRYTLVEKVKPRDQLLRFIRDEHEGEAGIVYCGSRKKVEETASWLAEQGVDALPYHAGLDAEVRRRHQDRFLREDGLVMVATIAFGMGIDKPDVRFVAHLDLPKNIEGYYQETGRAGRDGEAADAWMTYGLADVVNQRRMIDESPAAEEFKRVQRGKLDALLALAEAHDCRRVRLLSYFGEQYREPPDVGPPQGGRSPLGGQGVPEGLTVGARCGNCDNCLNPPSIWDATESARKLLSCIYRFQQHGQQNHGARSFGAGHLIDVLRGKASDKVAQYGHERLSTWAVGADMSEQQWRAVLRQLVSLGHVVAEGEYNTLALTDSARAVLKGDVSLRMKTPAEPTTKRGRTVRGAGHGGAREVAPPIELSASAQRRYDALREWRAEVAREHNLPSYVVFNNATLAEMARREPTNLAEMGEISGVGAKKLEAYGTEILRVLAHS encoded by the coding sequence ATGACACCACCGATCCCCCACGACGCCAGCCCCGCCCTGCAAGTGCTCGGCGAAGTGTTCGGCTACAGCGCCTTCCGCGGCCAGCAGCAGGCCATCATCGAGCATGTGGTGGCCGGCGGCGACGCGCTGGTGCTGATGCCCACCGGCGGCGGCAAGAGCCTGTGCTACCAGGTGCCGGCGATCGTGCGACAGCGCGCCGGCCAGGGCGTTGCGGTGGTCGTCAGCCCGCTGATCGCGCTGATGCACGACCAGGTCGGCGCGCTCGAGGAAGTCGGCGTGCACGCCTCCTTCCTCAACTCGACGCTCGACAACGCCCAGGCCCAGGCGATCGAGCGCGAGCTGCTGTCGGGCCGCCTGACGATGCTCTACGTCGCACCCGAGCGGCTGCTGACGCCGCGCCTGCAGGGCATGCTGGCGTCGCTGCACGAGCGCGGCCGGCTGTCGCTGTTCGCGATCGACGAGGCGCATTGCGTCAGCCAATGGGGCCACGATTTCCGCGAGGATTATCTGCAGCTGTCGGTGCTGCACGAGCAGTTTCCGGGCGTGCCGCGCATCGCGCTCACCGCCACCGCCGACGACCACACCCGCGCCGACATCGTCGAGCGGCTGCAGCTGCAGGACGCGCGGCTGTTCGTCAGCAGCTTCGACCGGCCCAACATCCGCTACACGCTGGTCGAGAAGGTCAAGCCGCGCGACCAGCTGCTGCGGTTCATCCGCGACGAACACGAAGGCGAAGCCGGCATCGTCTACTGCGGCAGCCGCAAGAAGGTGGAAGAGACGGCGAGCTGGCTGGCCGAGCAGGGTGTCGATGCGCTGCCGTATCACGCCGGGCTGGACGCCGAGGTGCGGCGTCGCCATCAGGATCGTTTCCTGCGCGAGGACGGCCTGGTGATGGTGGCGACGATCGCCTTCGGCATGGGCATCGACAAGCCCGACGTGCGCTTCGTGGCGCACCTGGATCTGCCCAAGAACATCGAAGGTTATTACCAGGAGACCGGCCGCGCCGGCCGCGACGGCGAGGCCGCAGACGCCTGGATGACCTACGGCCTGGCCGACGTCGTCAACCAGCGCCGCATGATCGACGAGAGCCCGGCGGCCGAGGAATTCAAGCGCGTGCAGCGCGGCAAGCTCGACGCCCTGCTGGCGCTGGCCGAGGCGCACGACTGCCGGCGCGTGCGGCTGCTGAGCTATTTCGGCGAACAGTACCGCGAGCCGCCCGACGTCGGGCCGCCCCAAGGCGGGCGGAGCCCCCTCGGGGGGCAGGGAGTGCCCGAAGGGCTGACCGTGGGGGCACGATGCGGCAACTGCGACAACTGCCTCAATCCGCCGTCGATCTGGGATGCCACCGAGTCGGCGCGCAAGCTGCTTTCGTGCATCTACCGCTTCCAGCAGCACGGCCAGCAGAACCACGGCGCACGCAGCTTCGGCGCCGGCCACCTGATCGACGTGCTGCGTGGCAAGGCCAGCGACAAGGTGGCGCAATACGGCCACGAGCGCCTGAGCACCTGGGCGGTGGGCGCCGACATGAGCGAGCAGCAGTGGCGCGCCGTGCTGCGCCAGCTGGTGTCGCTGGGCCACGTCGTCGCCGAGGGCGAATACAACACGCTGGCACTGACCGACAGCGCGCGGGCGGTGCTCAAGGGCGACGTTTCGCTGCGCATGAAGACGCCCGCCGAGCCGACCACCAAGCGCGGTCGCACGGTGCGCGGCGCCGGCCACGGCGGGGCCCGCGAGGTGGCGCCGCCGATCGAGCTCAGCGCCTCGGCCCAGCGCCGTTATGACGCGTTGCGCGAGTGGCGGGCCGAGGTCGCGCGCGAGCACAACCTGCCGTCCTACGTCGTCTTCAACAACGCCACGCTGGCCGAGATGGCGCGCCGCGAACCCACCAACCTGGCCGAGATGGGCGAGATCAGCGGCGTGGGCGCCAAGAAGCTCGAGGCCTACGGCACCGAGATCCTGCGGGTGCTGGCCCACAGTTGA
- a CDS encoding serine/threonine protein kinase has translation MNDIAPDDLPPAYRLPAPQQATDEQPYAGLTPYAVLDALDAAGLRGDGRILQLNSYENRVFQVHLEDERVVVAKFYRAARWSDAQILEEHQFALELAAAEVPAVPPLVLAAGLGIEPAPRLLGTPPTLADWQGWRYAASPRCGGRAPELDDPAVLEWIGRFLARLHLVGQARPFEHRLRLDGSRIARAAVAWLCDQDLLPPDALAGWRQASLAALDQVDELFTRAGNLQLLRVHGDCHAGNVLWTDAGPHFVDLDDAVTGPAVQDLWMLLGGERHEMQTQLGALLDGYETLREFDRRELGLIEALRTLRIINHSAWIARRWRDPAFPIAFPSFESPSYWAQQTTVLHEQIGAMQGPALVA, from the coding sequence ATGAACGACATCGCCCCGGATGACCTGCCGCCCGCCTACCGCCTGCCCGCTCCACAGCAAGCCACCGACGAACAGCCCTACGCGGGCCTGACCCCCTACGCGGTGCTCGACGCGCTCGACGCCGCCGGCCTGCGCGGCGACGGCCGCATCCTGCAGCTCAACTCCTACGAGAACCGGGTCTTCCAGGTCCACCTGGAAGACGAGCGCGTGGTGGTCGCCAAGTTCTACCGCGCCGCGCGCTGGAGCGACGCGCAGATCCTCGAAGAACATCAGTTCGCGCTCGAACTGGCAGCCGCCGAGGTGCCGGCCGTGCCGCCGCTGGTGCTCGCCGCCGGCCTGGGCATCGAGCCCGCGCCGAGGCTGCTGGGCACGCCGCCCACGCTGGCCGACTGGCAGGGCTGGCGCTACGCAGCGAGCCCGCGCTGCGGCGGCCGAGCGCCCGAGCTGGACGACCCGGCGGTGCTCGAATGGATCGGCCGCTTCCTGGCCCGCCTGCACCTGGTCGGGCAGGCCCGGCCGTTCGAACACCGCCTGCGGCTCGACGGCAGCCGCATCGCCCGCGCCGCGGTCGCCTGGCTGTGCGATCAGGACCTGCTACCACCCGATGCGCTCGCCGGCTGGCGCCAGGCCAGCCTGGCCGCGCTCGACCAGGTCGATGAGCTGTTCACGCGCGCCGGCAACCTCCAGCTGCTGCGCGTGCACGGCGACTGCCACGCCGGCAACGTGCTGTGGACCGACGCCGGCCCGCACTTCGTCGACCTCGACGATGCCGTGACGGGCCCGGCCGTGCAGGACCTGTGGATGCTGCTCGGCGGCGAACGCCACGAGATGCAGACCCAGCTCGGCGCGCTGCTCGACGGCTATGAAACGCTGCGCGAATTCGACCGCCGCGAGCTCGGCCTGATCGAGGCGCTGCGCACGCTGCGCATCATCAACCACAGCGCCTGGATCGCCCGGCGCTGGCGCGACCCGGCGTTCCCGATCGCCTTTCCGTCGTTCGAGAGCCCGTCGTACTGGGCCCAGCAGACCACCGTGCTGCACGAGCAGATTGGCGCGATGCAAGGCCCCGCGCTGGTGGCCTGA
- a CDS encoding GNAT family N-acetyltransferase, with protein MKLSPTPSSTGSAVNPRPRSRVWRWLPIRRLSQRHRMRVLRHLLSLSERDRYLRFGYPASDERIEKYVETLDFQRSELFGIFDRRLELVAISQLAYAEPVEGDTNGAMVEFAVSVRSHARGRGYGDRLFSHALRHARNRSIDRLMIHALSENTAMLRIARKAGAEVRREGSESEAWLQLPPHSLASRVEELVADRVSALNYRVKLHARQVGWVLAVVNEIKHQISRRRHVASQ; from the coding sequence ATGAAGTTGTCCCCCACTCCCTCGTCCACCGGTTCAGCGGTCAACCCTCGTCCGCGCTCGCGGGTGTGGCGCTGGCTGCCGATCCGGCGCCTGTCGCAGCGCCACCGCATGCGGGTGCTGCGCCACCTGCTGAGCCTGAGCGAGCGTGATCGTTACCTGCGCTTCGGCTATCCGGCGAGCGACGAGCGGATCGAGAAATACGTCGAGACGCTGGATTTCCAGCGCAGCGAGCTGTTCGGCATCTTCGATCGGCGGCTCGAGCTGGTGGCGATCTCGCAGCTGGCCTATGCCGAGCCGGTCGAGGGCGACACCAACGGGGCGATGGTCGAGTTCGCGGTGTCGGTGCGCAGCCATGCGCGCGGACGCGGCTACGGCGACCGCCTGTTCAGCCATGCGCTGCGCCATGCACGCAACCGCTCGATCGATCGCCTGATGATCCACGCGCTGAGCGAGAACACCGCCATGCTGCGCATCGCCCGCAAGGCCGGCGCCGAGGTCCGGCGCGAGGGCAGCGAATCGGAAGCCTGGCTGCAACTGCCGCCGCACAGCCTGGCGTCGCGCGTGGAAGAGCTGGTGGCGGACCGGGTCTCGGCGCTCAACTACCGGGTCAAGCTGCACGCCCGCCAGGTGGGCTGGGTGCTGGCCGTCGTCAACGAGATCAAGCATCAGATATCGCGCCGGCGCCACGTCGCTTCCCAATAG
- a CDS encoding DUF2726 domain-containing protein has translation MPNNVWIIAVVAIIAMLSLALLALQRSRQASPVRDELPTEWPLAQRPIFSPEERALYRQLRAALPHHTVLAKLPLVRFCQPQDRNELRYWFNLLGPLHVSFVVCADNGRVLAAIDIERPSRPASKRAATIKQSVLEACRVRYVKCRTDQLPSAAELQMLVPHQSESSRPMVPGTLRDSQERRSTLAHAMRGRSADSQTQWYESGFAQDSFFAPETQRDPFADDGPAATGATQRPAPRPSSSWAGGRGPIRRSEDFGPSGDAAGHIIGRV, from the coding sequence ATGCCGAACAACGTTTGGATCATTGCAGTCGTCGCGATCATCGCCATGCTGAGCCTGGCGCTGCTCGCGTTGCAGCGGTCCCGGCAAGCCAGCCCGGTGCGCGACGAGCTGCCCACCGAGTGGCCGCTGGCGCAACGGCCGATCTTCTCGCCCGAAGAACGTGCGCTCTATCGGCAGCTGCGCGCCGCCTTGCCGCATCACACGGTGCTGGCCAAGCTGCCGCTGGTGCGCTTCTGCCAGCCGCAGGATCGCAACGAGCTGCGCTACTGGTTCAACCTGCTGGGCCCGCTGCACGTCAGCTTCGTGGTCTGCGCCGACAACGGCCGCGTGCTCGCCGCCATCGACATCGAACGGCCGTCGCGGCCGGCCTCCAAGCGCGCCGCCACCATCAAGCAGTCGGTGCTCGAAGCCTGCCGCGTGCGCTACGTCAAGTGCCGCACCGACCAGCTGCCGTCGGCCGCCGAGCTGCAGATGCTGGTGCCGCACCAGTCGGAATCGAGCCGACCGATGGTGCCCGGCACCTTGCGCGACAGCCAGGAGCGCCGCTCGACGCTGGCGCATGCGATGCGCGGCCGGTCGGCCGACAGCCAGACCCAGTGGTACGAATCGGGTTTTGCGCAGGACTCGTTCTTCGCCCCCGAAACCCAACGCGACCCGTTCGCCGACGATGGCCCGGCCGCCACCGGTGCCACGCAGCGCCCGGCGCCACGGCCCAGCTCGTCGTGGGCCGGCGGTCGCGGCCCGATCCGCCGCAGCGAAGACTTCGGCCCGAGCGGCGACGCCGCCGGCCACATCATCGGCCGGGTCTGA
- the pilB gene encoding type IV-A pilus assembly ATPase PilB, with product MAAETLSDAPQSTLSGVARVLVHAGKLNARAAEELARLARDQRRNFVAAAVGANLLSSADLAHTLSHALAVPLLDLDAVDVSKLPQNLVDARTLSQYQVLVLGKRGNRLFIGGADPTDQEAVDRIKFATQLTPEWVIVEYDKLAKIVEAKSTSATEALESIVAGDFEFDVEEQDPNAKPDEEVTTDVEDAPVVRFLQKMLIDAINMRASDLHFEPYEQTYRVRFRIDGELREITQPPVAIKDKLASRIKVISRLDIAEKRVPQDGRMKLKFGNKAIDFRISTLPTLFGEKIVIRILDPSSAKLGVEALGYEREEKDRLLSAIKRPYGMILVTGPTGSGKTVSLYTCLNILNQPGVNISTVEDPAEINLPGINQVNVNDKAGMNFAVALRAFLRQDPDVIMVGEIRDIETADIAIKAAQTGHLVLSTLHTNDAPTTLTRLLNMGVPPFNIASSIILISAQRLCRRLCENCKAPAEYPREALLRAGFKPDEVDGSWKPYKAVGCSACNNGYRGRVGVYQVMPITEAIQRVILAEGTALDIAEQAARDGVRDLRLSGLVKVRAGATTLEEVISVTNQ from the coding sequence GTGGCCGCTGAAACACTGTCCGACGCCCCGCAAAGCACCCTCTCCGGGGTGGCCCGCGTGCTGGTGCACGCCGGCAAGCTGAACGCCCGCGCGGCCGAAGAACTCGCCCGCCTCGCACGTGATCAGCGCCGCAACTTCGTCGCCGCCGCGGTCGGCGCCAATCTGCTGAGTTCGGCCGATCTGGCCCACACGCTGTCGCACGCGCTGGCCGTGCCGCTGCTCGACCTCGACGCGGTCGACGTCAGCAAGCTGCCGCAGAACCTGGTCGACGCGCGCACGCTGTCGCAGTATCAGGTGCTGGTGCTGGGCAAACGCGGCAACCGGCTGTTCATCGGCGGCGCCGACCCGACCGACCAGGAAGCGGTCGACCGCATCAAGTTCGCCACCCAGCTGACGCCCGAGTGGGTGATCGTCGAATACGACAAGCTGGCCAAGATCGTCGAGGCCAAGAGCACCTCGGCGACCGAGGCGCTCGAATCGATCGTCGCCGGCGATTTCGAGTTCGACGTCGAAGAGCAGGATCCGAACGCCAAGCCCGACGAGGAGGTCACCACCGACGTCGAGGACGCGCCGGTGGTGCGCTTCCTGCAGAAGATGCTGATCGACGCGATCAACATGCGGGCGTCGGACCTGCACTTCGAGCCCTACGAGCAGACCTACCGGGTGCGCTTTCGCATCGACGGCGAGCTGCGCGAGATCACCCAGCCGCCGGTGGCGATCAAGGACAAGCTGGCCTCGCGCATCAAGGTCATCAGCCGCCTGGACATCGCCGAAAAACGCGTGCCGCAGGACGGCCGCATGAAGCTGAAGTTCGGCAACAAGGCAATCGACTTCCGCATCAGCACGCTGCCGACGCTGTTCGGCGAGAAGATCGTGATCCGGATCCTCGACCCGTCGTCGGCCAAGCTGGGCGTCGAGGCGCTCGGTTACGAGCGCGAGGAGAAGGATCGGCTGCTGTCGGCCATCAAGCGGCCGTACGGGATGATCCTGGTCACCGGCCCGACCGGCTCGGGCAAGACGGTGTCGCTCTACACCTGCCTGAACATCCTGAACCAGCCCGGCGTCAACATCTCGACCGTCGAGGATCCGGCCGAAATCAACCTGCCCGGCATCAACCAGGTCAACGTCAACGACAAGGCGGGCATGAACTTCGCCGTCGCGCTGCGCGCCTTCCTGCGCCAGGATCCGGACGTGATCATGGTCGGCGAGATCCGCGACATCGAGACCGCCGACATCGCGATCAAGGCCGCCCAGACCGGCCACCTGGTGCTGTCGACGCTGCACACCAACGATGCCCCGACCACGCTGACGCGGCTGCTCAACATGGGCGTGCCGCCGTTCAACATCGCCTCGAGCATCATCCTGATCTCGGCCCAGCGACTGTGCCGACGCCTGTGCGAGAACTGCAAGGCTCCGGCCGAATACCCGCGCGAGGCGCTGCTGCGCGCCGGCTTCAAGCCCGACGAGGTCGACGGCTCCTGGAAACCCTACAAGGCGGTCGGCTGCTCGGCCTGCAACAACGGCTACCGCGGGCGGGTCGGCGTCTATCAGGTGATGCCGATCACCGAGGCGATCCAGCGCGTCATCCTCGCCGAAGGCACCGCGCTCGACATCGCCGAGCAGGCCGCCCGCGACGGCGTGCGCGATCTGCGGCTGTCGGGTCTGGTTAAAGTGCGGGCGGGCGCCACCACGCTCGAAGAAGTGATTTCCGTGACCAACCAATGA
- the htpG gene encoding molecular chaperone HtpG — MEKQTLSFQAEVKQLLHLVTHSLYSNKEIFLRELVSNASDACDKLRFEALNNNALFEDAPNLEVRISYDRAARRIVISDNGIGLSAAEAIEHLGTIAKSGTKEFMSRLEGEQAKDANLIGQFGVGFYSGYIVADRITVESRRAGLAISEGVRWSSEGTGDFEVETITREARGTDVILHLREDEDEFLSTWKLKSIISKYSDHISLPVLMRKETWDAEKGENVISDEWEPVNKAAALWSRSKSEITDAEYKSFYEQLTYDQTPPLAYTHNRVEGRNEYTQLLYIPAKAPMDMWNRDKRGGVKLYVKRVFIMDDAEALMPVYLRFVKGVIDSADLPLNVSRELLQESRGVKAIREGSTKRVLSMLESLADSQDETSAAADKAKYAEFYKEFGSVLKEGIGEDHANQERLAKLLRFASTHADEGVSFADYVARMKEGQEVIYYITGDTLAAAKNSPQLEIFKKKGIEVLLFTDRVDEWMLSHLYEFEGKNLQSVAKGAVDLGKLQDEEEKKHAEEAAVGFKPTLDRLKKSLEGRAKDVRVTTRLVDSPACLVAEEGDMSGHLARLLKQAGHAAPASKPVLEVNAEHPLVRKLAAIGDGEARFDDLAQVLFDNALLAEGGQLEDPAAHVKRIQALILG, encoded by the coding sequence ATGGAGAAGCAGACCCTGTCATTCCAGGCCGAAGTGAAGCAGTTGCTGCACCTCGTGACCCATTCGCTGTATTCGAACAAGGAGATCTTCCTGCGCGAGCTGGTCTCCAACGCGTCGGACGCCTGCGACAAGCTGCGTTTCGAGGCGCTGAACAACAACGCCCTGTTCGAGGACGCGCCCAATCTGGAAGTGCGCATCAGCTACGACCGCGCGGCGCGGCGCATCGTCATCAGCGACAACGGCATCGGCCTGTCGGCGGCCGAGGCGATCGAGCACCTGGGCACCATCGCCAAGAGCGGCACCAAGGAGTTCATGAGCCGGCTCGAAGGCGAGCAGGCCAAGGACGCCAACCTGATCGGCCAGTTCGGCGTGGGCTTCTACTCGGGCTACATCGTGGCCGACCGCATCACGGTCGAATCGCGCCGCGCCGGTCTGGCGATCTCCGAAGGCGTGCGCTGGAGCAGCGAAGGCACTGGCGACTTCGAGGTCGAGACCATCACCCGCGAGGCCCGCGGCACCGACGTGATCCTGCACCTGCGCGAGGACGAGGACGAGTTCCTGAGCACCTGGAAGCTCAAGTCCATCATCAGCAAGTACAGCGACCACATCTCGCTGCCGGTGCTGATGCGCAAGGAAACGTGGGACGCCGAGAAGGGCGAGAACGTGATCTCCGACGAGTGGGAGCCGGTCAACAAGGCGGCCGCGCTGTGGAGCCGCAGCAAGAGCGAGATCACCGACGCCGAGTACAAGTCGTTCTACGAACAGCTCACCTACGACCAGACCCCGCCGCTGGCTTACACGCACAACCGCGTCGAGGGCCGCAACGAATACACCCAGCTGCTCTACATCCCGGCCAAGGCGCCGATGGACATGTGGAACCGCGACAAGCGTGGCGGCGTCAAGCTCTACGTCAAGCGCGTCTTCATCATGGACGACGCCGAGGCGCTGATGCCGGTCTACCTGCGCTTCGTCAAGGGCGTGATCGACTCGGCCGACCTGCCGCTGAACGTCAGCCGCGAACTGCTGCAGGAAAGCCGCGGCGTCAAGGCGATCCGCGAAGGCTCGACCAAGCGCGTGCTGTCGATGCTGGAGTCGCTGGCCGACAGCCAGGACGAGACCAGCGCCGCCGCCGACAAGGCCAAGTACGCCGAGTTCTACAAGGAATTCGGCTCGGTGCTGAAGGAAGGCATCGGCGAGGACCACGCCAACCAGGAGCGCCTGGCCAAGCTGCTGCGTTTCGCCTCGACCCACGCCGACGAAGGCGTCAGCTTCGCCGACTACGTGGCGCGCATGAAGGAAGGCCAGGAGGTCATCTACTACATCACCGGTGACACGCTGGCTGCGGCCAAGAACAGCCCGCAGCTGGAGATCTTCAAGAAGAAGGGCATCGAGGTGCTGCTGTTCACCGACCGCGTCGACGAGTGGATGCTCAGCCACCTCTACGAGTTCGAGGGCAAGAACCTGCAGAGCGTCGCCAAGGGCGCGGTCGACCTTGGCAAGCTGCAGGACGAAGAGGAGAAGAAACACGCCGAAGAGGCCGCCGTTGGTTTCAAGCCGACGCTCGATCGCCTGAAGAAGTCGCTCGAAGGCCGCGCCAAGGACGTGCGCGTGACCACCCGTCTGGTCGACTCGCCGGCCTGCCTGGTGGCCGAGGAGGGCGACATGAGCGGCCACCTGGCGCGCCTGCTCAAGCAGGCCGGCCATGCCGCGCCGGCGTCCAAGCCGGTGCTGGAGGTCAACGCCGAACATCCGCTGGTGCGCAAACTGGCGGCGATCGGCGACGGCGAAGCGCGTTTCGACGATCTGGCGCAGGTGCTGTTCGACAACGCCCTGCTGGCCGAAGGCGGCCAGCTCGAGGATCCGGCCGCGCACGTCAAGCGCATCCAGGCGCTGATCCTGGGCTGA
- a CDS encoding type II secretion system F family protein, which yields MATAAAVAAKKIKDFVFEWEGRDRNGKAVRGEMRAGGEAMVSASLRRQGIMVVKVKKRRISGGKSIKGKDIAVFTRQLATMLKAGVPLLQAFDIVARGSSNPRLTRMLTDIRGDVETGTSLSAAFRRHPLQFDALYCNLVEAGESAGILETLLDRLANYQEKTIELQNKIRSALIYPVAVLVVAFIVVAVIMIFVIPSFKDIFKSFGADLPLPTLIVIAMSEFFVQYWFAIFGGIGLAVYMTIQSWRRSERMQMALDRFMLKVPIFGQLVHKAAVARWARTLSTMFAAGVPLVEALDSVGGAAGNAVFAQATEQIQRDVSTGAALTSSMQATNIFPNMVLQMSSIGEESGSLDQMLSKVADFYEQEVDEAVKGLSTLMEPIIIVVLGTIIGGIVVSMYLPIFKLGQVV from the coding sequence ATGGCCACAGCAGCTGCGGTAGCGGCGAAGAAGATCAAGGACTTCGTCTTTGAGTGGGAGGGCCGTGACCGCAACGGCAAGGCCGTGCGCGGCGAGATGCGCGCCGGCGGCGAGGCCATGGTCAGCGCCAGCCTGCGCCGCCAGGGCATCATGGTCGTCAAGGTCAAGAAGCGCCGCATCTCGGGCGGCAAGTCGATCAAGGGCAAGGACATCGCGGTCTTCACGCGCCAGCTGGCCACCATGCTCAAAGCCGGCGTGCCGCTGCTGCAGGCCTTCGACATCGTCGCCCGCGGCAGCTCGAACCCGCGCCTGACGCGCATGCTGACCGACATCCGCGGCGACGTCGAGACCGGTACCAGCCTGTCGGCGGCCTTCCGCCGCCACCCGCTGCAGTTCGACGCGCTGTACTGCAACCTGGTCGAGGCCGGCGAATCCGCCGGCATCCTGGAGACCCTGCTCGATCGCCTGGCCAACTACCAGGAAAAGACCATCGAGCTGCAGAACAAGATCCGCTCGGCGCTGATCTATCCGGTGGCGGTGCTGGTGGTGGCGTTCATCGTGGTCGCGGTGATCATGATCTTCGTGATCCCGTCGTTCAAGGACATCTTCAAGTCCTTCGGCGCCGACCTGCCGCTGCCCACGCTGATCGTGATCGCTATGTCGGAATTCTTCGTCCAGTACTGGTTCGCGATCTTCGGCGGCATCGGGCTGGCGGTCTACATGACGATCCAGAGCTGGCGCCGCTCCGAACGCATGCAGATGGCGCTCGACCGCTTCATGCTCAAGGTGCCGATCTTCGGCCAGCTGGTGCACAAGGCCGCGGTGGCGCGCTGGGCGCGCACGCTGTCGACCATGTTCGCCGCCGGCGTGCCGCTGGTCGAGGCGCTCGATTCGGTCGGCGGCGCGGCCGGCAACGCGGTGTTCGCGCAGGCCACCGAGCAGATCCAGCGCGACGTGTCCACCGGCGCGGCGCTGACGTCCTCGATGCAGGCGACCAACATCTTCCCGAACATGGTGCTGCAGATGAGCTCGATCGGCGAGGAATCGGGCTCGCTCGACCAGATGCTCAGCAAGGTAGCCGACTTCTACGAACAGGAGGTCGACGAGGCCGTCAAGGGCCTGTCGACGCTGATGGAGCCGATCATCATCGTCGTGCTCGGCACCATCATCGGCGGCATCGTGGTCTCGATGTACCTGCCGATCTTCAAGCTGGGCCAGGTGGTCTGA